In Clarias gariepinus isolate MV-2021 ecotype Netherlands chromosome 1, CGAR_prim_01v2, whole genome shotgun sequence, one DNA window encodes the following:
- the LOC128528559 gene encoding oxygen-regulated protein 1-like → MNDTTSLQKAELQEQLPGTGNTLVPSRQPYMSGTFASRRVCFYKSGDAQFSGLPVVINSRKFKTFEALLDSLSKSVPLPFGVRTITTPRGLTTVHSLDQLHHGHSYICSDKRTVKPIDLEQARRKPPPWYHARPVSSRHLKDRKIPGQQNTRRNKHSSLLHTPKRLVVFHNGDPEVKHTLLLQKRNTHSFEALLDHISEVMCFPVHKLYTPDGRRVDGLPALILCSGVLVAAGREPFRKRKYDIQKPFAPTWLPAKSVGRLPPVTKKKKSVTSSIKSRPFSPSSEHYIVNQLRNSFAESTYDCTGSIEMEMGQLLGSAAETDTVTCMDGDNNEYLCMPSDDDIEKSFRVNEDGSMTVEMKVRLTIKEEETVHWTTTLSRQSFTSEIKSNLNSDYDLGAVLADNILADVDTDASAIQRCHKEYSIVSNNKCLPAQNEEMADGGVEESIRIQEPEEKQISDKPESQDTVLDICSEEARNVKQCNKYPLPKPRKAGTSQLQASLYKSSENLQLQDSGQETVLQSYEERTYQRCFLTNTQGIGTSDTVPPDTVPLKSEPRPDPYYASLQRQETFLSSLELQTSCERNNPTDLKNKKSEMHSPLTNSSKTTIPRMTSTADITKKRKKIRVIVKKSHIFHMATHEYRRKDTKIDILKEIKKIRAAIFKQARVMRGMTKQYRVKPVQELLKGKRTNLPLSCESGSPTLNKTFQIKIPNKFHVKEHYTNKKNPATAEIYPNKLSESVTSHKKKLLNVSINKCSLTRQTSMQEEQETQKQETEEFKDRTSSPALHCSSSVLNEYVEFWLQMSEEGQSPNKEQVPPSTSSQDLICETACSRLAAKKNKPPPVLPSTNMPRLSKKKIFNSSPKRITFPTVSAQETSSLSQINTLNEEINSSQSNASGNIPLPVTPLLTNHSWKRTSSEDNSSPDKNSFSEIIAHDVSQENMHLSRNILNNPDRTNYVVLDNFSKLSLKQEIMQLRHKVKRDKNTDEPLGNTFECVNNNEKQTPPTRNPTSEKILSSQNSLEQIPRNNTLSKASLFSNQGAEKTALSKNATFDKKPKPGHSGMIKGMVSTCENDKSTSLCPLSGKELLVFPGKKSDTVKMEVRPDMRHVLEELCHSIHLLREATQHKQRSCLEKSNSMPDFSSHLASTFGSSSRVLLAFLSVMILRDGLENLNALRQAENSLSCSEALLMLQSLKEMAAIEDAEELRANLNALQNSASDQLLQSWKHFQQLSNTATSSCITPEYTRGRCSSVSSSEEEAVKGLMEELGVPDTVREELAALHTQENRSIKGNQVDKSEDLLETISETKVNRYTESDLSEETFSIPRCVLEDINTYVKSVIEKAVHIHRNPEGTDKEIKVLTCEQEINSCPMERIQQTHNILDSNICENTLEEKQQRTEEKDTRYKGKQETYPKQEINVKEIKDSVMCEQSGVAHGNIISKSDSVEKNYIGKTDPKNSQPQDSNKAREEVKDMRDANEMDSGRITKVNSKFSESSESKDDLTTCEEEKSSLEQDSCDEKHRDVAEDWICDKVESLQVNPSSCLQHKSSKTEHQTKCQNQRPVSQEHTQLNNKQESVKKNIGQPEMQRTEKVHSEDQLMIVEAPAKCCEIHQENVNNQKKCSHKEAVDCDRKTVHTKKKNSSITKLIGSLETCTQTSSSKPHKSVNRFVAQTEVSDPNYLNDEPLTDKLIDTTLEEHLSSLTFSYDSQSSSLAQETERSAQANRVKSIRDMFLAKSQTIIQNGQRQQHSPNSDLSDSQPTDSGGNWSQETSSGEDVPKGFVRRTIERLYGRGSSGGIGTNNIKSPSAFKAKQREGLGRTNVSSLASYHENRTQVMTDLSYFSATNTSDVFQAPTDCFTPNEHARSEEANLIDKGHWFVAENQIRKSSPELEEGHRKGENIETISGEVDKQPVQEDALDGALPSTKLEKWPGSPSSKFTYFNLPSASDSEQEPEEKKEVRLIPETQVHKTMAERNSIPLASSPPVLKKPNNKVHPLTKATTMTVVSQPVKGQSAQTGLMKQSADPDALEMLFVFCGQHCPLL, encoded by the exons TCACGGCAGCCATATATGAGTGGAACCTTTGCCTCAAGGCGTGTGTGCTTCTATAAAAGCGGAGATGCCCAGTTTAGTGGTTTGCCTGTGGTCATCAACAGCCGCAAATTCAAGACCTTTGAGGCATTGTTAGACAGCCTGTCCAAGAGTGTTCCACTGCCATTTGGAGTCCGCACTATTACAACACCAAGGGGCCTTACCACAGTTCATTCTCTTGACCAGCTTCATCACGGCCATTCATACATCTGCTCAGATAAACGCACTGTCAAGCCCATCGACTTGGAACAAGCACGCCGCAAACCACCACCTTGGTACCATGCCAGGCCTGTCAGCAGCAGGCACCTAAAAGATAGAAAAATTCCTGGCCAACAGAATACAAGACGGAATAAGCACTCTTCACTTCTACACACCCCAAAGCGGCTGGTAGTTTTCCACAATGGAGATCCAGAAGTCAAGCATACTCTTCTCCTGCAGAAGAGGAACACACATTCTTTCGAGGCACTTCTTGATCATATATCTGAAGTCATGTGCTTTCCAGTGCACAAATTATACACACCAGATGGAAGGAGG GTGGATGGACTTCCTGCTCTGATCTTGTGTTCAGGTGTATTGGTAGCTGCTGGCAGAGAGccatttagaaaaagaaaatatgacaTTCAAAAGCCCTTTGCTCCAACTTGGCTGCCAGCAAAAAGTGTAGGACGACTGCCTCCTGTTACTA aaaaaaagaaatctgtaaCTAGCAGCATCAAATCTCGACCTTTCTCACCATCTTCAGAGCATTACATAGTAAATCAGTTACGGAACAGTTTTGCAGAAAGTACATATGACTGCACTGGTTCTATTGAAATGGAGATGGGTCAGCTACTGGGATCTGCCGCAGAGACGGATACAGTCACCTGCATGGATGGTGACAATAATGAATACCTCTGCATGCCCAGTGATGATGACATTGAAAAATCATTTCGAGTCAATGAAGATGGGAGCATGACTGTAGAGATGAAGGTGCGCTTGACTATTAAAGAGGAGGAGACTGTTCATTGGACAACAACACTCAGTCGGCAAAGTTTTACAAGTGAAATTAAATCTAACTTAAATTCAGATTATGATCTAGGAGCAGTTTTAGCTGACAATATTCTTGCCGATGTTGACACTGATGCCTCGGCAATCCAAAGATGTCATAAAGAATATAGCATTGTTTCCAATAACAAATGTCTTCCTGCACAGAATGAAGAAATGGCAGATGGGGGGGTGGAGGAAAGCATCAGAATACAAGAGCCTGAGGAGAAACAAATATCTGATAAGCCTGAGAGCCAGGATACCGTCTTGGACATCTGTAGTGAAGAGGCACGCAATGTAAAACAGTGCAATAAATACCCATTACCCAAACCACGTAAGGCAGGCACCTCACAATTGCAGGCTAGTTTGTATAAATCTTCAGAGAATCTTCAACTACAGGACAGTGGGCAGGAGACAGTGCTTCAGAGCTATGAGGAGCGAACCTATCAAAGGTGTTTCCTTACCAATACTCAGGGAATAGGCACATCTGATACAGTACCCCCTGACACTGTTCCCTTGAAgtctgagcctagacctgaccctTATTATGCATCTCTTCAAAGACAGGAAACGTTCCTTTCCTCATTGGAGCTCCAAACATCATGTGAAAGAAACAACCCTACAgacctaaaaaacaaaaaatctgaaATGCATTCTCCTCTGACTAACTCTTCTAAAACAACAATTCCTAGAATGACTTCAACAGCAGATATTaccaagaaaagaaagaaaataagagtTATAGTGAAAAAGAGTCATATTTTCCATATGGCCACTCATGAATACAGGAGGAAAGATACCAAAATTGACATTCTGAaagagataaagaaaataagagcTGCTATCTTTAAACAAGCCAGAGTTATGAGAGGTATGACTAAACAGTACAGAGTCAAACCTGTCCAGGAATTATTAAAAGGTAAAAGAACTAATCTACCTTTGAGTTGTGAAAGTGGTTCTCCCACATTGAACAAAACGTTTCAGATTAAAATTCCCAATAAATTTCATGTGAAAGAGCATTATACCAATAAGAAGAATCCTGCCACAGCAGAGATATATCCGAATAAACTAAGTGAAAGTGTGacttcacacaaaaaaaaattacttaatgtatcaataaataaatgttcccTAACACGACAAACATCAATGCAAGAAGAGCAAGAGACACAAAAGCAAgagacagaagagtttaaagaCCGTACTTCCTCCCCTGCTCTGCATTGCTCTTCCTCAGTCTTAAACGAATACGTAGAATTCTGGCTACAGATGAGTGAAGAAGGACAATCACCCAACAAGGAACAGGTACCACCATCCACGTCTTCACAGGACTTAATCTGTGAGACTGCATGCTCTAGACTGGCAGCAAAGAAGAATAAACCACCTCCTGTATTACCATCTACTAATATGCCAAGGTTGTCAAAGAAAAAGATATTCAATTCTTCTCCAAAAAGAATTACATTCCCCACAGTTTCTGCTCAAGAGACCTCATCTCTATCTCAGATTAACACattaaatgaagaaataaattcATCTCAAAGTAACGCTTCAGGGAACATACCTTTACCAGTGACTCCCTTATTAACAAATCATTCCTGGAAAAGAACATCTTCAGAAGATAATTCCTCACCAGATAAAAATTCATTTAGCGAAATTATTGCTCATGACGTTTCACAAGAAAATATGCACTTGTCAAGGAACATATTAAATAATCCAGACAGAACTAATTATGTTGTTTTAGACAATTTTAGTAAATTGTCTTTAAAACAAGAAATAATGCAACTTCGCCACAAggtaaaaagagataaaaacacAGATGAGCCTTTGGGTAACACATTTGAATGTGTAAACAACAATGAGAAACAAACACCTCCTACCAGGAATCCTACTTCAGAAAAGATTCTATCCAGCCAGAATTCCTTAGAACAAATACCCCGAAACAACACTTTGTCCAAGGCATCACTATTCAGCAATCAAGGTGCGGAGAAAACAGCCCTTtctaaaaatgcaacatttgaCAAAAAGCCAAAACCCGGGCACTCAGGTATGATCAAGGGAATGGTGAGCACATGTGAAAATGATAAAAGTACATCTTTATGTCCACTTTCAGGGAAAGAACTGTTAGTTTTCCCAGGGAAAAAATCTGACACAGTCAAAATGGAAGTAAGGCCTGATATGAGGCATGTTCTAGAAGAGCTCTGCCATTCCATTCATTTACTCCGTGAAGCAACACAGCACAAGCAGCGGTCCTGTTTGGAGAAATCCAATAGTATGCCAGACTTTTCCTCACACTTGGCATCTACTTTCGGTTCCTCATCAAGGGTGCTCCTAGCATTTCTTTCAGTCATGATTTTAAGGGATGGTCTGGAGAACCTAAATGCACTCCGGCAAGCCGAGAACAGCCTGAGCTGCTCAGAGGCTTTACTTATGCTACAGTCTCTTAAAGAGATGGCAGCTATTGAGGATGCAGAGGAGCTGAGAGCCAACTTAAACGCTCTGCAGAATTCAGCATCAGATCAGTTACTCCAGAGCTGGAAACATTTCCAACAACTGAGCAATACAGCTACGAGTTCCTGTATCACACCAGAGTACACCAGAGGTAGATGTAGCAGTGTGTCAAGCTCTGAAGAGGAGGCAGTTAAAGGGCTTATGGAAGAACTAGGCGTTCCAGACACAGTTAGAGAAGAGTTGGCTGCTCTCCACACCCAAGAAAATAGGAGCATCAAGGGTAATCAAGTTGATAAGTCAGAAGACTTGCTGGAGACAATTTCAGAGACTAAGGTAAATAGATATACAGAATCAGACTTAAGTGAAGAAACATTCAGTATCCCTAGATGTGTGCTTGAAGATATAAACACATATGTTAAATCGGTCATTGAAAAAGCAGTTCATATACATAGAAATCCTGAAGGCACTGACAAAGAAATCAAAGTGTTAACTTGTGAACAGGAAATAAATTCCTGTCCCATGGAGAGAATACAACAGACTCACAACATACTAGACTCTAACATCTGTGAAAACACCTTGGAAGAAAAGCAACAAagaactgaggaaaaagatacaAGATATAAAGGGAAACAGGAAACATATCCAAAGCAGGAAATAAATGTGAAAGAGATCAAAGACAGTGTAATGTGTGAACAGAGTGGAGTTGCACATGGAAATATTATATCTAAGAGTGACAGTGTAGAGAAAAATTACATTGGGAAGACTGATCCTAAAAATTCTCAGCCACAAGACAGCAATAAAGCAAGGGAGGAAGTGAAAGACATGAGGGATGCAAATGAAATGGACAGTGGTAGAATTACTAAAGTAAACTCAAAATTCTCAGAGTCAAGTGAGAGTAAAGATGACTTGACAACCTGTGAAGAGGAGAAATCCAGCTTAGAACAAGATAGCTGTGATGAAAAGCATAGGGACGTTGCTGAAGATTGGATCTGTGATAAAGTAGAAAGTCTTCAAGTAAATCCATCAAGTTGTTTACAACACAAGTCCTCCAAAACTGAACACCAAACAAAATGTCAAAATCAACGACCGGTGAGTCAAGAACACACGCagttaaacaataaacaagAGAGTGTGAAGAAGAACATTGGACAACCTGAAATGCAAAGAACAGAGAAGGTTCATTCTGAGGACCAGCTCATGATTGTGGAGGCACCTGCAAAATGCTGCGAAATTCATCAAGAAAATGTTAATAATCAAAAGAAATGTAGCCATAAAGAGGCTGTAGACTGTGACAGAAAGACTGTACatactaaaaagaaaaacagttcaATAACAAAGCTAATTGGTAGCCTGGAAACATGTACACAAACGTCTAGCAGTAAACCTCATAAATCAGTAAACAGATTTGTGGCTCAGACAGAAGTATCAGAcccaaattatttaaatgatgaaCCTTTAACTGATAAGCTCATAGACACAACCTTAGAAGAACATTTATCTTCGTTAACATTTAGCTATGATTCCCAAAGCAGCTCTTTGGcacaagagacagaaagaagcgCTCAGGCTAACAGAGTGAAGTCCATCAGGGATATGTTTCTTGCTAAGAGTCAAACAATAATCCAGAATGGGCAAAGACAACAACATAGTCCAAATTCTGACCTTTCTGATTCCCAGCCTACAGACAGTGGGGGAAACTGGTCACAAGAGACATCCAGTGGAGAGGATGTCCCCAAAGGTTTCGTCAGGAGAACCATTGAGAGACTCTACGGAAGAGGTAGTTCAGGTGGTATAGGTACAAATAATATCAAATCGCCTTCTGCTTTCAAGGCCAAGCAAAGAGAAGGTCTTGGGAGAACAAATGTATCTAGTCTGGCTTCCTACCATGAAAATCGTACTCAAGTAATGACTGACCTATCGTACTTTAGTGCCACAAACACATCTGATGTCTTTCAAGCACCAACTGATTGTTTCACACCGAATGAACATGCACGATCTGAAGAGGCTAATCTTATTGATAAAGGTCACTGGTTTGTTGCAGAGAACCAGATTCGTAAATCCTCTCCAGAACTCGAGGAAGGTCATAGAAAAGGAGAAAACATcgaaaccatttcaggtgaggTTGATAAACAACCTGTGCAGGAAGATGCTCTTGATGGGGCTCTGCCTTCCACAAAGCTCGAAAAGTGGCCTGGGTCACCAAGTTCAAAGTTTACTTATTTCAACCTTCCGAGTGCAAGTGACTCGGAGCAGgaaccagaagaaaaaaaggaggttAGATTGATACCTGAAACACAGGTACATAAAACCATGGCTGAGCGAAACAGCATTCCACTTGCTTCAAGCCCACCAGTCTTAAAGAAACCAAACAATAAGGTGCACCCACTGACAAAAGCTACCACAATGACTGTGGTTAGCCAGCCAGTTAAAGGACAGAGTGCACAAACAGGGCTCATGAAGCAATCTGCAGATCCTGATGCCCTGGAGATGCTGTTTGTATTTTGTGGGCAACACTGTCCCTTACTGTAA